The following proteins are encoded in a genomic region of Brachypodium distachyon strain Bd21 chromosome 1, Brachypodium_distachyon_v3.0, whole genome shotgun sequence:
- the LOC100835181 gene encoding high molecular mass early light-inducible protein HV58, chloroplastic, which yields MATMMALSSFASAAAVGRSANRSALAPLRRRALVVRAQTEPEMDPTKETTSASTSSPTPSPSTPSPSPAAPKPKVKASPSVWDALAFSGPAPERINGRLAMVGFVAALSVEAARGGGLLSQAGSGAGLGWFLTTTALLSVASLVPLLQGQSVESKSTSFWSSDAELWNGRFAMLGLVALAVTEFITGTPFVNV from the exons ATGGCGACCATGATGGCCTTGAGCTCCttcgccagcgccgccgccgtcggccgctCCGCCAACCGTTCTGCGCTGGCgcccctgcgccgccgcgccctcgtCGTCAGGGCCCAGACCGAG CCGGAAATGGACCCGACCAAGGAGACGACGAGCGCATCGACCTCATCCCCGACCCCAAGCCCATCAACCCCGAGCCCAAGCCCAGCGGCGCCCAAGCCCAAGGTGAAGGCGAGCCCATCGGTGTGGGACGCGCTGGCGTTCAgcgggccggcgccggagcggaTCAACGGGCGGCTGGCCATGGTGGGCTTCGTGGCGGCGCTGTCCGTCGAggcggcccgcggcggcgggctcctgTCGcaggccggcagcggcgccgggcTGGGCTGGTTCCTCACCACCACGGCGCTGCTGTCCGTGGCGTCGCTGGTGCCGCTGCTCCAAGGGCAGAGCGTGGAGAGCAAGTCCACCAGCTTCTGGAGCTCCGACGCCGAGCTCTGGAACGGACGCTTCGCCATGCTCGGCCTCGTCGCGCTCGCCGTCACCGAGTTCATCACCGGCACGCCCTTCGTCAACGTCTAG
- the LOC100835800 gene encoding heat stress transcription factor A-2b: MDPLLSLVKEEQEGHGGGGGSPPAAVAAEDGPSTVAAAAVPRPMEGLHDVGPPPFLTKTYDMVDDQNSNHVVSWSPTNNSFVVWDPHAFATSLLPRHFKHSNFSSFVRQLNTYGFRKVDPDRWEFANEGFLRGQRHLLKNIRRRKPPAHPASNQQSFGSSYLEVGHFGNDAEIDRLKRDKELLMAQVVKLRQEQQDTKARLKAMEDRLHGNEQKQQQMVTFLARVLRNPEFLKQLIAKNEMRKQLHDTISKKRRRRIDQGTEADHMGASSSLQQESPILFDPHVSMELLADGSVQLLADDIPPDLEGSGGFVADGIPPDMESSVEHVADGILPGLEGSVELLADGIPPDLEGSLDLLADGIPLNLEGSMELLADGIPSGLEGPGIKTNGVMEPHGFDLGICGMQQNRAQGVLKDNFWDDLLNEELGDEDDNPVIMEDMNLLSEKMGYLVSDTPTPTK; encoded by the exons ATGGACCCACTGCTGAGTCTGGTCAaagaggagcaggagggccatgggggtgggggaggcagtccgccggcggcagtggcggcggaggatggACCGTCcactgtggcggcggcggcggtaccGAGGCCGATGGAGGGGCTTCACGATGtcgggccgccgccgttcctcACGAAGACCTACGACATGGTCGATGACCAGAACAGCAACCATGTCGTGTCGTGGAGCCCCACCAACAACAGCTTCGTGGTCTGGGATCCCCACGCCTTTGCCACCTCGCTGCTGCCCAGGCACTTCAAGCACAGCAACTTCTCCAGCTTCGTCAGGCAGCTCAACACCTAT GGTTTCAGAAAGGTAGATCCGGATCGATGGGAATTTGCTAACGAGGGGTTTCTACGGGGACAGAGGCACCTTCTCAAGAACATCAGGCGTCGAAAACCTCCTGCTCATCCTGCTTCAAATCAGCAGTCTTTTGGATCATCATACCTTGAGGTAGGGCACTTTGGAAATGATGCAGAGATCGACCGGCTGAAGAGGGACAAGGAATTGTTGATGGCACAAGTGGTGAAGTTAAGGCAGGAACAGCAGGACACCAAGGCACGTCTAAAAGCCATGGAGGATAGGCTACATGGGAATGAGCAAAAGCAACAGCAGATGGTAACATTCTTGGCACGTGTTTTGCGGAACCCTGAATTCTTAAAGCAACTGATTGCCAAGAACGAGATGAGGAAGCAACTCCATGACACTATCTCCAAGAAAAGAAGGCGTCGCATCGACCAGGGAACTGAAGCTGATCACATGGGGGCTAGCAGCAGCCTGCAGCAAGAGTCACCTATTCTGTTTGATCCCCATGTGTCAATGGAACTTCTTGCTGACGGGTCAGTGCAACTCCTTGCCGATGACATCCCACCTGACCTGGAAGGTTCAGGGGGATTCGTTGCTGATGGGATCCCACCTGACATGGAAAGTTCAGTGGAACACGTCGCTGATGGGATCCTACCTGGTCTGGAAGGATCAGTGGAACTCCTTGCTGATGGGATCCCACCTGACCTCGAAGGTTCGCTGGATCTGCTTGCTGATGGGATCCCACTTAACCTGGAAGGTTCAATGGAACTGCTTGCTGATGGGATCCCATCTGGTCTCGAGGGTCCAGGTATCAAGACTAACGGTGTAATGGAGCCACATGGTTTTGACCTGGGTATCTGTGGAATGCAGCAGAACAGAGCCCAGGGGGTGTTGAAAGATAATTTCTGGGATGATCTACTGAATGAAGAACTTGGTGATGAGGATGACAACCCGGTTATCATGGAAGACATGAATCTGCTGTCTGAGAAGATGGGTTATCTCGTCTCAGATACCCCAACGCCCACCAAATAG